tgattaaaatgaaacaaaaaactatAGTATTATTCATGCAGAtgtttatatatcatatttttaatcccTTAACGGCTTATTTTCAGTTAATTTGTCACTGATTTTTGACTAAAAAAGTGCTGCTGGAGAAGTAATGTCATATAACATTTACCCATTTTATTTTGATCTGTAACGTAATGGGTTACGATTCAACTAGTGggaaaatggaaaattaaataacagtacGCAGTCCGCTGTTTAGCTGCAAGATTGTGTGAGCATGATGATTGGCTTTTATTGAAATGTGTGCTTGAAGAATAATGCGTACCGAGAATCATGTTACCGATGAATGCGAGTGATTGCGAAAAAACTTACTTCCCATAACGAAAAATACTACTAAAACTGCTACTGAGTGTGTGTAAATAATGCatataatgtgtaaaaaagtGATGTatctcaatttttattaatttgaataatgtatGTCAAACTCAACAAAAAAACAGgtaataatatatctttttttgtgaattttcacttttaaaataatgattttgaattttttgtaattaaaattgacTGATTAATTcagacatataataaaataaataagttcatttttaataagCTGTTGAGGGGTTAATTATTGAAATGCTAGAGGAAATATGTTTGTGACATATTTAgtcttatttatgtatatttagcGAAAATTGTCCCTACTAAATCTGTAACTTTTGTAATGAAGTAATTGattaaacaaatttccaacatatcaaatatatgtatataatgctGTAAGCTGTAAGTTAGAATAGTTCTTCTGTAATTGTGtcagtaataaatttgtaatttaatcatattattttgttacagcaAGTGTTCCGAGGATAAACCTTCTGGTCTTGCCAAGTCGTTAGAACTAGAGGAGGAATTGTGGGAGGCCACATTGGAGTGGTTGCGACCCTTCTTAGAGAAACATGGCATTATGTAGTGAGAATTGGAGTTTTGGAGGTGGAGTGTGTGTAAAAACTGTCACCTCTAAGGGCATCATTGGTGAACGGCCCAAAGAAAATGCTACATGTGAAGTAATAATAAGTGTGAAAAATGGAGGACATTTGCAGTGCACGGAATCTGAATATCTGAAAGAAACTTTTAATGGTACGGTTGTAGTGGGCAATGCTGATTGTGAGGTGGATAGGCAGGTAGAGAGATGTGTTCGGACTATGGTACCAAATGAACAGTGTTTGTTAGCTATTTCATTTAAAGAATTCCCGACTACTGTTACACTCAGCATTGGTCTTTCTACTTTTTCTCAGTTCCCAGACATATTTGAATGGACTAGAGAAGAGAAGTTAGCAATTGCCAGACAGCATAAACAAAAAGGTGTGCAATTGTTTCAGGCTGGTAGACTCTGCGACTCATTCCTCAAGTTCAACAAGGCAGTCAAGTTAGTTATTACAGTAGGAATTGAGGATTCTGAAGCGAGTGATTTATATGTACAAGTGTGTAATAATATGGCGTGGTGCCATTTGAAGCAAGGTCATACTATTCATGCCCTTACCCTATGCAATAAAGTATTGAACGTTGACCCTTCCAACGTGAAAGCTCTGTTGCGTAGGTCTGAAGCATACAATAGACTGAACGATGTAAAATTGGCCCTTTTAGATTTGAGACAAGTGCGAAAACTAGAACCCAACAATGGGGTGGCAAAAGAACGCCTGATattattacaacacaaattagaacttgaaaatattaaatatgctaaTGTTATCAAACGTATGTTTCAAtagattactaaataaatatttttattaaattgtacagtTATATTTATCCTCTTAAAGTACAACTATGTGACGGTACTTACAGTAGGGACCACAaaagagtgcagttgagggagaaGCCTATTTGGCACGTGACCTTGGAGCAACCAACAAGGACTGAGCTAACTAATTAACTATGTTAGTTTGAGATATGTACAGTAGAACAATGAGACAACGGTCTGTGTTGGCTGTAGCACACTGTGTCAGGCAGTAGTTGATTGATGTCTTGTGCCAACTGCACTCTTTTTGTGGCCTCTCCTGTAGACGATTGTTTCATTGAACAAGCATAATCTAAGCAGTCTTGGCATGCTGATTCTTTAATACTCCTATCAAGTAAAAGGGGTTAAGAAAAATTCACATCTATTTGAAGTGGTTTATGAGTAACTAGAAACTaggaatgaaaaattacataaatccTTAAAAGTTCTCTTACCTAGAAAAAacctatataattaaaaataccttcATAATAGCGTTTTATCTGgcttaaataataaagttgttgttttatagtctttgttttatgtttcttGCAGGTTTCTTGCTCCTACTTTGAACAACTACCATTTTTAAACTAGTTAAGCTATTTCCTTAATTGAATCGGTGATTTCACAAAGGGCATGAGtcacattttttatgaaattgagtTTATATTGGTTTCTTACTGCTGGAGGGTCAATACATTTGTTTAGTTGTTCAAACGGCATAAGTCACATACTCAGTGTTGCTATGGTAgacttatatttttatacgtgTGGTTCACAAACGGCATGAGTCAGTGACTCGTGCCGTTTTCAGCACTCAACTACTACCAAGTGCCAACTAGATCAAGCTGATCATTGCCGCCCTTTTAGCCACTCTGCTTCCTAGGTTATTGAAGTGTAGTAAGTTGATGTGTTTGTGGGTTTGTCGGTGTTATTATCAGTACAATTATAGTGTTTTAATAGAACATCAAGTTGCATATGTGACTCAATAAgctaatttcttttttatgtacgTTTACGACTTTGAAACTAcgtatttatagttttctgaGTGAGGTTTTAGAAGGTTTCATAACCTCAAAGATGAATTCTAatggtaacaatattttaaataatgatttggaAACTCAAAATAGAAGAAAGAAAGGTGTTAGGAATGACAATTTGTACTACCATAATGTGAGGAAGAAAGCAAGAATAGAAGGTAAGAGTTATACTATTCTAAAGGTAGGCTTGTACCTGACCGCATGACTGGCGAAAAACTGCAGctgtaaaaag
The Homalodisca vitripennis isolate AUS2020 chromosome 1, UT_GWSS_2.1, whole genome shotgun sequence DNA segment above includes these coding regions:
- the LOC124352708 gene encoding peptidyl-prolyl cis-trans isomerase FKBP62-like, giving the protein MALCSENWSFGGGVCVKTVTSKGIIGERPKENATCEVIISVKNGGHLQCTESEYLKETFNGTVVVGNADCEVDRQVERCVRTMVPNEQCLLAISFKEFPTTVTLSIGLSTFSQFPDIFEWTREEKLAIARQHKQKGVQLFQAGRLCDSFLKFNKAVKLVITVGIEDSEASDLYVQVCNNMAWCHLKQGHTIHALTLCNKVLNVDPSNVKALLRRSEAYNRLNDVKLALLDLRQVRKLEPNNGVAKERLILLQHKLELENIKYANVIKRMFQ